The following are encoded together in the Chanodichthys erythropterus isolate Z2021 chromosome 16, ASM2448905v1, whole genome shotgun sequence genome:
- the LOC137003852 gene encoding gastrula zinc finger protein XlCGF8.2DB-like, with the protein MEGEPEFELKEEEEEYEEDELDMEVEDKDTEPLDEEDQEYQLKLSLKMEFDKEDREDASDSDSCGTADEETEEEEDSMEEESEELSEEEHQKSENFKTGQKSKKTVSRKRAGKAGSGKTYTCRLCGKSVTTKASLKDHTMIHTGETPFPCSHCGKGFRYKVALKEHIRIHTGEKPFPCRHCGKSFRHRTSLKGHTKTHTGEKPFTCPQCGKSFALKQSFTVHLKSHSSEKPFFCFHCGKAFKRLELLKMHEKVHSEVKVQKVKPYHCAQCHKSFMKNRDFQRHLKSSRHNKYRSLERFMLQAQASGHGSPSGANVSQKSNIIAQNT; encoded by the exons ATGGAGGGAGAGCCAGAGTTCGAAttaaaggaggaggaggaggagtaTGAAGAGGACGAATTGGACATGGAAGTGGAAGACAAAGACACA GAGCCGCTGGATGAGGAAGATCAGGAATATCAGCTGAAACTCTCGCTGAAGATGGAGTTTGATAAGGAGGATCGTGAAGACGCGAGTGACTCTGACTCATGCGGAACTGCAGATGAAGAAACTGAGGAGGAGGAAG ATTCAATGGAAGAAGAAAGTGAGGAACTGAGTGAAGAGGAACATCAGAAATCTGAGAATTTCAAAACTGGACAGAAATCTAAAAAGACCGTGTCACGAAAAAGAGCCGGAAAAGCAGGATCTGGAAAGACCTACACCTGCCGTCTGTGTGGAAAGAGCGTCACAACGAAAGCAAGCCTGAAGGATCACACGatgattcacactggagagacgCCGTTCCCATGCAGTCACTGTGGAAAAGGGTTCAGATACAAGGTAGCCCTTAAGGAACACATACGGATTCACacaggagagaagcctttcCCATGCCGTCACTGCGGGAAGAGTTTCAGACACAGAACAAGCCtgaagggacacacaaaaactcacaccggagagaagccctTCACATGCCcgcagtgtgggaagagttttgcCCTTAAACAAAGCTTCACTGTTCACTTAAAGTCTCACTCCAGCGAGAAGCCCTTCTTCTGTTTTCACTGTGGAAAAGCTTTCAAACGGCTGGAACTCCTGAAAATGCACGAGAAGGTTCACAGCGAAGTGAAAGTGCAGAAAGTGAAGCCGTATCACTGCGCTCAATGTCATAAGAGTTTCATGAAGAATAGAGATTTTCAGAGACATTTAAAATCATCCAGGCATAATAAATACAGGTCTCTGGAAAGATTCATGCTGCAAGCTCAAGCCTCGGGTCACGGTTCGCCCTCGGGAGCAAATGTGTCCCAAAAGAGCAATATAATTGCCCAGAACACATGA
- the LOC137002348 gene encoding granzyme F-like isoform X1, with the protein MTIIIISVLLLASLLPHLTFTDHVNVGIVNGRKTTPHSRPYMVSVQKCNKHHCGGFLISEKFEFLTVVVGADDLRKSKSSDHIRVKSSIPHPKYNPCTSENDIMLLKLEKKVKIKEDELISIPKKEAEIKAGTLCTVAGWGSVKPDGKGRSNDLMEANTTVLSQAECKKKWKDEFFEQQMICVYGPGGTCSGDSGGPLICEGTAVGITSFGLNGHCNSPDGPNVYTKISAYIKWINKVIRNVK; encoded by the exons AtgaccatcatcatcatctctgTGCTCCTGCTGGCCTCTCTGCTGCCACACCTGACCTTCACTG ATCATGTGAATGTGGGTATAGTGAACGGCAGAAAAACCACACCCCATTCCAGGCCTTACATGGTTTCTGTTCAGAAGTGTAATAAACATCACTGTGGTGGATTTCTCATTTCTGAAAA ATTTGAGTTTCTGACGGTTGTGGTTGGTGCTGATGACTTGAGGAAGAGCAAGAGTTCAGATCACATCAGAGTGAAGTCCTCCATCCCACATCCAAAATATAATCCCTGTACTAGTGAGAATGACATCATGCTTTTGAAG ctcgagaaaaaagtcaaaatcaaAGAAGATGAACTGATATCAATCCCAAAGAAAGAAGCAGAAATCAAAGCAGGGACTCTCTGTACTGTTGCCGGCTGGGGAAGCGTGAAGCCTGATGGCAAAGGGAGAAGCAATGATCTAATGGAGGCAAACACGACTGTTTTAAGTCAGGCAGAGTGTAAGAAAAAATGGAAAGATGAATTCTTTGAACAACAGATGATCTGTGTATATGGCCCTGGTGGAACCTGCAGC GGGGATTCAGGAGGTCCTTTGATTTGTGAAGGAACTGCTGTTGGTATCACATCTTTTGGTTTAAATGGTCACTGCAATTCACCTGACGGTCCTAATGTGTATACTAAGATTTCAGCATATATCAAATGGATCAACAAAGTAATTCGAAATGTTAAATGA
- the LOC137002348 gene encoding granzyme F-like isoform X2 produces MTIIIISVLLLASLLPHLTFTDHVNVGIVNGRKTTPHSRPYMVSVQKCNKHHCGGFLISEKYVLTAAHCWPGFEFLTVVVGADDLRKSKSSDHIRVKSSIPHPKYNPCTSENDIMLLKLEKKVKIKEDELISIPKKEAEIKAGTLCTVAGWGSVKPDGKGRSNDLMEANTTVLSQAECKKKWKDEFFEQQMICVYGPGGTCSGDSGGPLICEGTAVGITSFGLNGHCNSPDGPNVYTKISAYIKWINKVIRNVK; encoded by the exons AtgaccatcatcatcatctctgTGCTCCTGCTGGCCTCTCTGCTGCCACACCTGACCTTCACTG ATCATGTGAATGTGGGTATAGTGAACGGCAGAAAAACCACACCCCATTCCAGGCCTTACATGGTTTCTGTTCAGAAGTGTAATAAACATCACTGTGGTGGATTTCTCATTTCTGAAAAGTATGTCTTGACTGCCGCACATTGCTGGCCTGG ATTTGAGTTTCTGACGGTTGTGGTTGGTGCTGATGACTTGAGGAAGAGCAAGAGTTCAGATCACATCAGAGTGAAGTCCTCCATCCCACATCCAAAATATAATCCCTGTACTAGTGAGAATGACATCATGCTTTTGAAG ctcgagaaaaaagtcaaaatcaaAGAAGATGAACTGATATCAATCCCAAAGAAAGAAGCAGAAATCAAAGCAGGGACTCTCTGTACTGTTGCCGGCTGGGGAAGCGTGAAGCCTGATGGCAAAGGGAGAAGCAATGATCTAATGGAGGCAAACACGACTGTTTTAAGTCAGGCAGAGTGTAAGAAAAAATGGAAAGATGAATTCTTTGAACAACAGATGATCTGTGTATATGGCCCTGGTGGAACCTGCAGC GGGGATTCAGGAGGTCCTTTGATTTGTGAAGGAACTGCTGTTGGTATCACATCTTTTGGTTTAAATGGTCACTGCAATTCACCTGACGGTCCTAATGTGTATACTAAGATTTCAGCATATATCAAATGGATCAACAAAGTAATTCGAAATGTTAAATGA
- the LOC137002345 gene encoding gastrula zinc finger protein XlCGF8.2DB-like, translated as MEFVKEEREDMWDSCGVKEEETEENGDLMKVEEESEEPSQKGGEEESEELSEEESEELSEEESEELSEDESEEFSEEELQRSQDVTTRAKSSSCSKTKQNVSQKRTQRTKGKRSSCTCRLCGKSFTCRGSLKDHMRIHTGERPFTCSHCGRGFKQSGSLTEHIRIHTGEKPYSCSQCGKSYRQKGSLGMHMRTHSEEKPFTCAQCGKSFTLKHNFNLHLKTHSTVKAFVCLQCGKAFGQMSHLKIHEKVHIEVKPYHCAPCDKRFLTNSDLQKHLKSFKHTKYRSLERFMLQAQASGANMLNFF; from the exons ATGGAGTTTGTTAAAGAGGAGAGAGAAGACATGTGGGATTCCTGCGGAGTGAAAGAGGAAGAAACGGAGGAAAACGGAG aTCTGATGAAAGTGGAAGAGGAAAGTGAAGAACCGAGTCAAAAGGGAGGAGAAGAAGAaagtgaagaactgagtgaagaagaaagtgaagaactgagtgaagaagaaagtgaagaactgagtgaagaTGAAAGTGAAGAATTTAGTGAAGAGGAACTTCAGAGATCACAGGATGTCACGACTAGAGCAAAATCTTCTAGCTGCTCAAAGACTAAACAGAACGTGTCACAGAAAAGAACTCAAAGAACGAAAGGTAAAAGGTCGTCATGCACCTGCCgtctgtgtggaaagagtttcacatgTAGAGGAAGCCTGAAGGATCACAtgaggattcacactggagaaagacCTTTCACATGCAGTCACTGTGGACGAGGGTTTAAACAGAGCGGAAGCCTTACAGAACACAtcagaattcacactggagagaagccttacagcTGCAGTCAATGTGGGAAGAGCTACAGACAGAAAGGAAGCCTTGGGATGCACATGAGAACTCACTCTGAAGAAAAACCGTTTACATGCGCTCAGTGCGGGAAGAGTTTTACACTGAAACACAACTTTAATCTTCACTTAAAAACTCACTCCACTGTGAAGGCATTCGTCTGTCTTCAGTGTGGAAAAGCTTTTGGTCAGATGTCACACCTGAAAATACACGAAAAAGTTCACATCGAAGTGAAGCCGTATCACTGCGCTCCATGCGATAAGAGATTCCTAACAAATTCTGatcttcaaaaacatttaaaatcattcaagCATACTAAATACCGGTCTCTAGAAAGATTCATGCTCCAAGCTCAAGCCTCAGGAGCAAATATGTTAAATTTCTTCTAA